One Neisseria sp. Marseille-Q5346 genomic region harbors:
- the groES gene encoding co-chaperone GroES produces the protein MTIRPLHDRVVVKRLEAEEKTASGIVLPGAAAEKPDMGEVIAVGAGKIGKDGERRPLDVKVGDKVIFGKYSGQTVKADGEELLVMREEDIFGIVE, from the coding sequence ATGACCATCCGCCCTTTACACGACCGCGTAGTCGTCAAACGCTTAGAAGCTGAAGAAAAAACTGCCTCCGGCATCGTTTTGCCGGGTGCGGCTGCTGAAAAACCCGACATGGGCGAAGTAATCGCCGTGGGTGCGGGCAAAATCGGTAAAGACGGTGAGCGCCGTCCGCTGGATGTCAAAGTCGGCGACAAAGTGATCTTCGGCAAATACAGCGGCCAAACTGTAAAAGCCGACGGCGAAGAGCTGTTGGTAATGCGTGAAGAAGACATCTTCGGTATCGTTGAATAA
- a CDS encoding TonB-dependent receptor codes for MNTPLFRLSLLSLTLAAGFAHAENEAKDNVVLDTVTVKGQATSATHRVTTKRMEETTSTDLKDVLFNEPSISFGGGNGQSQWVTIRGMGQDQIDYKVDDTYTDSQIFHHNGRFMLDPALVKVVAVQKGTGSASAGIGATSGAIVAETVEAQDLLREGQNVGFKVNAGISSNKGYSRGASVYGQAGGFDALVSGNFVRDKEYTAGKGYRNLLGSDKVLNSGLGSRGLLGKIGYRFNEDNRIELSHRQEKQYGERALREEFDFSQVFQTDRRTGQYVLDANGNRIPNVATNSPRYRTLTQDTTNLEFKGGNLGFIDKIKANVYRLNTKRDEVPSPDFELDGEVRTYGANLNLDSRLFDRHTLKYGVNWRTQKSSSNGENNEKKSDAGVYVEGIWDFSPVTLTTGLRYDRWKMKTSSNTENSDGNLNPSIGLVYDITPDFSINTSLNYATRSPRLNEAALANKRPIVASPDLKAERSRNAEIGFNYHWNSALTLSGSYFHQQIKDVQAIRQEGRNNVWYNGGKLKNTGYELNAAYRWKGLTARAGVAYSKPKLNGDTADKVTTAIPMGRTWTTGLSYQFDNPNLEIGWRGRYVQNAGYAPTSRGSDVALNVVRAGYGVNDIFANWKPTGKDDLNVNFSVNNVFDKNYKPHSQRAGANSLPEPGRDVRLSVNYRF; via the coding sequence ATGAATACGCCCCTGTTCCGACTGAGCCTGCTGTCACTGACACTGGCGGCCGGTTTTGCACACGCAGAAAATGAAGCCAAAGACAATGTTGTGCTTGATACCGTTACCGTTAAAGGTCAGGCCACAAGCGCCACACACCGTGTAACGACTAAACGCATGGAAGAAACGACTTCCACTGATTTAAAAGACGTATTGTTCAACGAACCCTCTATCAGCTTCGGCGGCGGCAACGGTCAGTCGCAGTGGGTAACCATCCGCGGCATGGGACAAGACCAAATAGACTATAAAGTTGACGATACTTACACTGACAGCCAGATTTTCCACCACAACGGTCGCTTTATGCTTGACCCTGCATTGGTAAAAGTCGTTGCTGTGCAAAAAGGTACGGGTTCGGCCTCAGCAGGTATCGGCGCAACCAGCGGTGCGATTGTTGCCGAAACGGTTGAAGCCCAAGATTTGCTGAGAGAGGGTCAAAACGTCGGTTTCAAAGTCAATGCCGGTATCAGCAGCAATAAAGGCTATTCGCGCGGCGCAAGCGTTTACGGTCAGGCAGGCGGTTTTGACGCTTTGGTTTCAGGCAATTTCGTACGCGACAAAGAATACACGGCAGGCAAAGGCTACCGTAATCTGCTCGGAAGCGATAAGGTTTTAAACAGTGGATTGGGTTCACGCGGTTTGCTGGGCAAAATCGGCTATCGTTTCAACGAGGACAACCGTATTGAATTAAGCCACCGCCAAGAGAAGCAATATGGGGAACGCGCCCTGCGCGAAGAGTTCGATTTCTCGCAAGTCTTCCAAACCGACCGCCGTACGGGTCAATACGTTTTGGATGCCAACGGCAACCGTATTCCGAATGTCGCCACCAACTCGCCGCGTTACCGCACACTGACCCAAGACACCACCAACTTGGAATTCAAAGGCGGAAACTTGGGCTTTATCGACAAAATCAAAGCCAATGTTTACCGTTTGAATACCAAACGTGACGAAGTCCCCAGTCCAGATTTTGAATTGGACGGCGAAGTACGGACATACGGAGCCAATCTCAATCTCGACAGCCGTCTATTTGACCGCCATACCCTGAAATACGGAGTAAACTGGCGCACTCAAAAAAGCAGCTCAAACGGAGAAAACAACGAGAAGAAAAGCGATGCCGGCGTATATGTAGAAGGTATTTGGGATTTCTCACCGGTTACGCTGACCACAGGTTTGCGCTATGACCGTTGGAAAATGAAAACCAGCAGTAATACAGAAAATTCAGACGGCAACCTCAATCCAAGCATCGGGTTGGTTTATGACATTACCCCTGATTTTTCCATCAACACCAGCCTGAACTATGCAACCCGCAGCCCCCGTCTGAACGAAGCAGCTTTAGCAAACAAAAGGCCGATTGTTGCATCGCCTGACTTGAAAGCAGAACGCTCGCGAAATGCAGAAATTGGCTTTAACTACCACTGGAATTCTGCCCTGACGCTCTCCGGCAGCTATTTCCATCAGCAAATCAAAGATGTACAGGCAATCCGTCAAGAAGGACGAAACAACGTCTGGTATAACGGCGGCAAGCTGAAAAACACAGGTTACGAACTGAACGCAGCCTACCGCTGGAAAGGTCTGACCGCACGTGCAGGCGTAGCCTACAGCAAACCGAAGCTGAACGGCGATACCGCCGACAAAGTAACGACCGCCATCCCGATGGGACGCACATGGACAACAGGTCTGTCTTACCAATTCGACAATCCGAATCTAGAAATCGGCTGGCGCGGACGTTATGTCCAAAATGCAGGCTACGCCCCAACCTCGCGCGGCTCTGATGTGGCTCTGAATGTCGTCCGTGCAGGCTACGGCGTCAACGATATCTTCGCCAACTGGAAACCGACAGGCAAAGACGACTTGAACGTCAACTTCTCCGTCAACAATGTCTTTGATAAAAACTACAAGCCGCACAGCCAACGCGCAGGTGCCAACTCCCTGCCTGAACCAGGCCGCGATGTCCGCCTAAGCGTGAACTACCGCTTCTAA
- a CDS encoding siderophore ABC transporter substrate-binding protein produces MLRLTALAVCCALALGACSPKDSASNQAQTASASAAQTEGASLTVKTARGEAKVPQNPERIAVYDLGMLDTLNKLGVKTGLSVDKNRLPYLDEYFKTTKPAGTLFEPDYEALNAYKPQLIIIGSRAAKAFDKLNEIAPTIEMTAETANLKESSKERIDALAQIFGKQAEADKLKAEIDASFEAAKTAAQGKGKGLVVLVNGGKMSAFGPSSRLGGWLHKDIGVPAVDESIKEGSHGQPISFEYLKEKNPDWLFVLDRGAAIGEEGQAAKDVLNNPLVAETTAWKKGQVVYLVPETYLAAGGAQELLNASKQVSDAFNAAK; encoded by the coding sequence ATGTTACGTTTGACCGCTTTAGCCGTATGCTGCGCCCTCGCTTTGGGTGCGTGTTCACCGAAAGATTCTGCGTCCAACCAAGCCCAAACTGCTTCCGCTTCTGCCGCCCAAACCGAAGGTGCAAGCCTGACCGTTAAAACGGCGCGCGGTGAAGCAAAAGTGCCGCAAAATCCGGAGCGTATCGCCGTTTACGATTTGGGCATGCTCGACACTTTAAACAAACTGGGCGTGAAAACCGGTTTGTCCGTCGACAAAAACCGCCTGCCCTACTTGGACGAATATTTCAAAACCACGAAACCTGCCGGCACGCTGTTTGAGCCTGACTACGAAGCCTTAAACGCTTACAAACCGCAGCTCATCATCATCGGCAGCCGTGCAGCCAAAGCGTTTGATAAGTTGAACGAGATCGCGCCAACCATCGAGATGACCGCCGAAACCGCCAATCTGAAAGAAAGTTCCAAAGAGCGCATCGACGCGCTGGCGCAAATCTTCGGCAAACAGGCCGAAGCGGACAAGCTGAAAGCGGAAATCGATGCTTCGTTTGAAGCGGCGAAAACTGCTGCGCAAGGCAAAGGCAAGGGTTTGGTGGTATTGGTCAACGGCGGTAAGATGTCGGCTTTCGGCCCTTCCTCACGTTTGGGCGGTTGGTTGCATAAAGACATCGGCGTTCCCGCTGTTGATGAATCGATTAAAGAAGGCAGCCACGGCCAGCCTATCAGCTTTGAATACCTGAAAGAGAAAAACCCTGATTGGCTGTTTGTTTTGGACCGCGGCGCGGCCATCGGCGAAGAAGGCCAGGCGGCAAAAGATGTGTTGAACAATCCGCTGGTTGCCGAAACAACCGCTTGGAAAAAAGGACAGGTGGTTTACCTTGTTCCTGAAACTTATCTGGCGGCCGGCGGCGCACAAGAATTGCTGAACGCTTCCAAACAGGTAAGCGATGCGTTTAATGCGGCCAAGTAA
- a CDS encoding ABC transporter permease, whose translation MFHKPSFLNAINGVALLILFAVSLSVGVAEFKWSALFSLSDSQQVMFISRLPRTFAIVLTGASMAVAGMIMQILMHNRFVEPSMVGASQSAALGLLLMTLLLPAAPLLAKMSVAAVAALIGMLVFMLLIRRLPPTAQLMVPLVGIIFGGVIEAVATFIAYENEMLQMLGVWQQGDFSGVLLGRYELLWATGILALFAYLIADQLTILGLGETVSVNLGLNRTAILWSGLIIVALITSLVVVTVGNIPFIGLVVPNIISRLMGDKLRQSLPAVALLGASLVLLCDIVGRVIVFPFEIPVSTVFGVMGTALFLWLLLRKPAHAV comes from the coding sequence ATGTTTCACAAACCTTCATTTTTAAATGCGATCAACGGCGTGGCGCTGCTGATATTGTTTGCCGTCAGCCTGTCGGTCGGCGTGGCCGAATTCAAATGGTCCGCCCTGTTTTCGCTATCCGACAGCCAGCAGGTCATGTTCATCAGCCGCCTGCCGCGCACGTTTGCGATTGTGCTGACGGGTGCGTCGATGGCGGTGGCCGGTATGATTATGCAGATTTTGATGCACAACCGTTTTGTCGAACCGTCGATGGTGGGCGCAAGTCAAAGCGCGGCTTTGGGTTTGCTACTGATGACCCTGCTGCTTCCGGCCGCGCCGCTGCTGGCAAAAATGTCGGTTGCCGCCGTTGCCGCGCTGATCGGGATGTTGGTCTTTATGTTGCTGATCCGCCGCCTGCCGCCGACCGCGCAACTGATGGTGCCTTTGGTCGGGATTATTTTCGGTGGGGTGATTGAGGCGGTGGCCACCTTTATCGCGTATGAAAACGAAATGCTGCAAATGCTCGGCGTGTGGCAACAGGGCGATTTTTCCGGCGTGTTGCTCGGGCGGTATGAATTGTTGTGGGCAACGGGGATTTTGGCTTTATTCGCCTATTTGATTGCAGACCAGCTGACGATTTTGGGTTTGGGCGAAACGGTAAGCGTGAACTTGGGGCTGAACCGGACGGCGATTCTGTGGTCGGGGCTGATTATTGTGGCGCTGATTACGTCTTTGGTGGTCGTGACGGTCGGCAATATTCCGTTTATCGGCCTAGTCGTGCCGAACATCATCAGCCGCCTGATGGGCGACAAGCTGCGCCAAAGCCTGCCTGCAGTGGCCTTGCTGGGCGCGTCTTTGGTGTTGCTGTGCGACATTGTCGGACGCGTGATTGTGTTTCCGTTTGAAATTCCGGTCTCTACGGTTTTTGGCGTAATGGGAACGGCTTTGTTTTTATGGCTTTTATTAAGGAAACCTGCTCATGCCGTCTGA
- a CDS encoding iron chelate uptake ABC transporter family permease subunit encodes MPSEKNIGFMAGSSRPLWVAFALLLVSCVLFMTLNVKGDWDFVLHLRLTKLAALLMVAYAVGVSTQLFQTLTNNPILTPSILGFDSLYVFLQTLLVFTLGGVDYASLPLTGKFGFELVVMMGGSLLLFYTLIKQGGRDLSRMILIGVIFGILFRSLSSLLSRMIDPEEFTAAQANMFATFNTVHSELLGIGAIVLLISAAVIWRERHRLDVYLLGRNQAINLGINYTRNTLWLLLWIAALVATATAVVGPVSFFGLLVTALANHFSPSVKHSVRLPMTFCVGGILLVGGQTIFEHFLGMQAVLSVVVEFAGGLVFLYLVLKKK; translated from the coding sequence ATGCCGTCTGAAAAAAATATCGGTTTTATGGCAGGAAGCAGCCGTCCGTTGTGGGTGGCCTTCGCGCTGTTGCTGGTTTCCTGCGTCCTATTTATGACGCTCAACGTCAAAGGCGATTGGGACTTTGTCTTGCACCTGCGCCTGACCAAGCTTGCCGCACTGCTGATGGTTGCCTATGCAGTCGGCGTGTCCACGCAACTCTTCCAAACGCTGACCAACAATCCGATTCTGACCCCTTCGATTTTGGGTTTCGATTCGCTGTATGTGTTTTTGCAGACCTTGCTGGTGTTTACGCTCGGCGGCGTGGACTATGCTTCCCTACCGTTGACGGGCAAATTCGGCTTTGAACTGGTCGTCATGATGGGCGGCTCGCTGCTGCTGTTCTACACACTCATCAAACAGGGCGGACGCGATTTGTCGCGCATGATTTTAATCGGCGTAATTTTCGGGATTTTGTTCCGCAGCCTGTCGTCGCTGCTTTCGCGCATGATTGATCCCGAAGAATTTACCGCCGCGCAGGCGAATATGTTTGCCACCTTCAATACCGTCCACTCGGAGTTGTTGGGCATCGGCGCAATCGTGTTGCTCATCAGCGCCGCCGTGATCTGGCGCGAACGCCACCGCCTCGATGTTTACCTGCTCGGCCGCAATCAAGCCATCAATTTGGGCATCAACTACACGCGCAATACCTTATGGCTGCTGTTATGGATCGCCGCACTGGTTGCGACTGCAACCGCCGTTGTCGGCCCGGTAAGCTTTTTCGGCCTGCTGGTTACAGCGCTGGCCAACCATTTTTCTCCGTCGGTGAAACATTCCGTCCGCCTGCCCATGACTTTTTGTGTCGGCGGCATCCTGTTGGTCGGCGGGCAAACCATCTTCGAACACTTCCTCGGCATGCAGGCCGTTTTGAGCGTGGTCGTCGAATTTGCAGGCGGATTGGTATTTTTATATTTGGTGTTGAAAAAGAAATAA
- a CDS encoding acyltransferase family protein yields MSTTLKYRPDLDGIRALAVLAVIIFHIDAAWLPGGFLGVDMFFVLSGYLITTIISREMQNSSFSFLEFYKRRAKRILPVFSCVLLCTSLAAAIFFLSFDLRQYVKSAVFALLFSANLFFARRGGYFDADAVEKPLQHIWSLSLEEQFYFVFPVLLIAFFRFSKGRNIRQFILLLIVLSLLSVFLPTFGMDPYFLPYVRAYELLIGALFAFIPPSQTNDRFSTPLVGWAMMAVIAAMLLLPYGVLPGEGNIERLLCCTAVGGLIYSGKTLQTQSGFNTAKLLSLKPVVFIGLISYSLYLWHWVVLAVMRYVYMDNALPMSAIVLAVVLMSGLSVLSYYFVETPVRRIKNFTTKKFIGVIAAYFALLIPAAGYLLTAKPAAYEANLYTVDESKICADTLTKTDCAVGAENQSSKVLLMGDSHAAHLTPFIDIVGKQEGFAADIISSNSCGVAFGFLLPQSDRRAKRCNPYNRFIAQKVENYPVVFISQRWFLHTDKPGFTDHFGKMLDTLIQQGKQVYVFADTPMSAQLPLRHYYLKQRLGIDMQYVSEHKKAEIARSAEADKTIENIVKQRPAVHWVNIMEPIPADKTIDDLPIYFDTNHLNTHGVTKLAEKFIQDKKILLK; encoded by the coding sequence ATGAGTACGACATTAAAATACCGTCCCGACTTGGACGGCATCCGGGCGTTGGCAGTCTTGGCTGTCATTATTTTCCACATTGATGCCGCTTGGCTGCCCGGCGGTTTCCTCGGTGTGGATATGTTTTTCGTTTTGTCCGGCTACCTGATCACCACCATCATCAGCCGCGAAATGCAAAACAGCAGTTTTTCGTTTTTAGAATTCTACAAACGCCGCGCGAAGCGCATTTTGCCTGTTTTTTCCTGCGTATTGCTGTGTACGAGTTTGGCCGCCGCAATCTTTTTCTTGTCGTTTGACCTGCGCCAATACGTCAAATCGGCAGTGTTTGCGTTGCTGTTTTCGGCCAACCTGTTTTTTGCACGGCGCGGCGGTTATTTTGATGCCGATGCGGTGGAAAAACCTTTGCAACACATTTGGTCTTTATCGCTGGAAGAGCAGTTTTACTTTGTTTTTCCGGTTTTGCTGATTGCCTTTTTCCGATTCAGCAAAGGGCGCAACATCCGCCAATTCATCCTTTTGCTGATTGTATTGAGCCTGCTGTCCGTCTTTTTGCCCACCTTCGGCATGGACCCTTATTTCCTGCCTTATGTGCGCGCATATGAGCTGCTGATCGGCGCGCTTTTTGCCTTTATTCCGCCCTCCCAAACCAACGACCGTTTCAGCACACCTTTGGTCGGCTGGGCGATGATGGCGGTTATTGCCGCCATGCTGCTGCTTCCTTACGGCGTGTTGCCCGGCGAAGGCAATATCGAACGGCTGCTGTGCTGTACGGCGGTTGGCGGCTTGATTTACTCGGGCAAAACCCTGCAAACGCAAAGCGGCTTCAATACCGCCAAACTGTTGAGCCTCAAGCCCGTTGTGTTTATCGGTTTGATTTCCTATTCACTGTATCTCTGGCATTGGGTGGTCTTGGCCGTCATGCGCTATGTTTACATGGACAACGCTTTGCCGATGTCCGCGATTGTATTGGCCGTCGTACTGATGTCGGGCTTGTCCGTTTTGTCCTATTACTTTGTCGAAACACCAGTGCGACGGATAAAGAATTTCACCACCAAGAAATTCATCGGGGTAATCGCCGCCTATTTCGCTCTGCTGATTCCTGCCGCCGGCTACCTGCTGACTGCCAAACCGGCCGCATACGAGGCAAACCTATATACGGTTGACGAAAGTAAAATCTGCGCGGATACCTTGACCAAAACCGACTGCGCTGTCGGCGCGGAAAATCAAAGCAGCAAAGTCCTGCTGATGGGTGACTCCCACGCCGCCCACCTGACGCCCTTTATTGATATAGTGGGCAAACAGGAAGGCTTTGCCGCCGACATTATCTCGTCCAACAGTTGCGGCGTTGCCTTCGGCTTCCTCCTGCCGCAAAGTGACCGCCGTGCCAAACGCTGCAACCCTTACAACCGCTTTATCGCACAAAAGGTTGAAAACTATCCGGTGGTCTTTATCTCGCAACGTTGGTTCCTGCATACCGACAAGCCCGGTTTTACGGATCATTTCGGCAAAATGCTCGACACCCTGATTCAACAGGGCAAACAGGTTTACGTCTTTGCCGACACGCCGATGAGCGCGCAACTGCCCCTGCGCCATTACTACCTGAAACAGCGTCTCGGCATCGATATGCAATACGTTTCCGAGCATAAAAAAGCGGAAATTGCCCGCTCCGCCGAAGCCGACAAAACCATAGAAAACATCGTCAAACAGCGGCCTGCCGTGCATTGGGTCAACATCATGGAGCCTATTCCGGCAGACAAAACCATAGACGACCTGCCGATATATTTTGACACCAACCACCTCAATACCCACGGTGTGACAAAACTGGCGGAAAAATTTATACAGGACAAAAAAATACTCCTAAAATAA